In Cyprinus carpio isolate SPL01 chromosome B7, ASM1834038v1, whole genome shotgun sequence, a genomic segment contains:
- the zgc:194930 gene encoding uncharacterized protein zgc:194930: MGCSCCRMIKSYIYDPSVPVEVPGRKRDPTSSSLYQSHRFPEEADHIHKKQGFHNLAYSTHPSPAKLDIDNNHINRLHANIPGEQIQSSPAEGDPSLYILQPQDEGTPTLRANLPIQSESLLGTDPGKREDRFRDSGLGGGGITDGTEGSDGYPYGQEDEDEDRKSRLASTPDTADEESVLSVDMHTSSTSLSSADTKLMIEDREKEEPSIERGEQEREKEMDCVSVTDSMVAEALAALDAATAGEDSE, from the exons ATGGGTTGCAGTTGCTGTAGGATGATAAAAAG TTACATCTATGACCCCTCAGTCCCTGTAGAAGTTCCTGGTCGGAAGCGGGACCCCACCAGCAGCTCTCTTTATCAATCTCACCGATTTCCAGAGGAGGCAGACCACATTCACAAGAAGCAGGGCTTCCACAACCTAGCATACAGCACCCATCCCAGCCCGGCCAAACTCGACATCGACAACAACCACATCAACCGGCTCCATGCTAACATTCCAGGTGAGCAGATCCAATCGAGCCCAGCGGAGGGTGACCCAAGTCTTTACATCCTCCAGCCCCAGGATGAGGGGACGCCCACCTTGCGTGCCAATCTGCCCATACAGAGTGAGTCATTGTTGGGAACGGATCCGGGCAAGCGAGAGGACAGATTCCGAGACTCTGGGTTGGGCGGCGGAGGCATAACAGACGGGACAGAGGGATCGGATGGATACCCCTATGGACAGGAAGATGAAGACGAGGACAGGAAGAGCAGGCTAGCCAGTACTCCAGACACGGCCGATGAGGAGAGTGTGCTGTCTGTAGACATGCATACCAGCAGTACTAGTCTCTCCTCAGCAGACACAAAACTCATGATAGAGGACAGAGAAAAGGAAGAGCCCTCAATCGAGAgaggagagcaagagagagagaaagagatggattGTGTGAGCGTCACAGACTCAATGGTAGCAGAGGCCTTGGCAGCTCTGGATGCGGCGACTGCGGGAGAGGATTCGGAGTGA